A genomic segment from Lignipirellula cremea encodes:
- a CDS encoding O-antigen ligase family protein has product MATTRSFASTSHRSLRLDLAGKISQGIDFLLAGVFFVVPLFMGGVHPFGRLLYISLVGLLAIGWCLKQAFSSQGTYRPSGVEWLLLGGFLATAIQIAPLPGNLLQSVSPALAEMLPAWSNADSSGGSLGCWQTLSFTPYQSRLGIAVYLSHALLFIVLMQRLASLEDIQRLLRVIACATVGMATLGVLQVFAGNGRYLWVYDYPFNDTTRDAVGTFGNGNHFCHFLALGIGPLLWTLFASLKTEDAGSSQSGRSKSGSSGRSRFGPSPQRPFRWEMLVVMAGLAITALAGVLSYSRGGAFVMVIAGAITMIIYSLKKVIQLNAFYVIVAAGLLVACAAWALEDSRWLSEVDRLATAELDSIDSNAIRRRLWAADLELAAKFPLLGTGAGSHADAAPVTFQRALNSDATHAENGYVHLVMENGGLALGLALVGIGYLFVWMFRVLRSSDLGMVACGAGLIAALCVSLTQSLWDFIWYSPACLASTLAMAACLCRLAQLQKASLKSGSQRTKSSLAVGRLAWGSAAICLCGLLAMSLAIWTPVARAAGDWDNYLRVSTRSTESDIKFHSEVLGLRQVVRQNPHNGRAHLYLSHRYLALFDQRQERSAMGMRLHPIRQAANASGFASPAEVRQWVQAATGENFRLLLLARKHAQRALHLCPLLGEAYVTLALTDFLEGSQTGRVAELLEQAHRVRPFSGKILLAAGIEENDQGRSDQALELWKQAYQIDPSVRQEMIDALTPFMSPEFFFTEFQCQGTDALHLMRTYHKTGRPEEARATASVAVGMFEETASAAGSPTLSGIWWNRASNMHEFLKHYEDAVRCSQQAVKAMPNVLPYRQRLISNLLLSENFEEAERQLKWARSREPQNKVFEDLMVRARRGMLENQGAASASNPQPDIR; this is encoded by the coding sequence ATGGCTACCACTCGCTCCTTCGCTTCGACCTCCCACAGATCGCTGCGGCTTGATCTGGCCGGAAAAATCTCGCAAGGGATCGACTTCCTGCTGGCAGGGGTGTTTTTCGTCGTGCCGCTGTTCATGGGCGGCGTCCATCCGTTTGGTCGTTTGCTGTACATCTCGCTGGTTGGTCTGCTCGCGATAGGGTGGTGCCTGAAGCAGGCGTTTTCTTCGCAAGGGACGTATCGCCCTTCCGGTGTGGAGTGGCTGTTGCTGGGCGGGTTTCTGGCGACGGCGATACAGATTGCTCCGCTGCCGGGTAACCTGCTGCAGAGCGTGTCTCCCGCGCTCGCGGAAATGCTGCCTGCCTGGTCGAATGCCGATAGCTCCGGCGGCTCGCTGGGATGCTGGCAGACGCTTTCTTTCACCCCCTACCAGAGTCGTCTGGGGATTGCCGTTTATTTGTCGCACGCTTTGCTGTTTATCGTGCTGATGCAGCGTTTAGCCTCGCTGGAAGATATCCAGCGGTTGCTGCGCGTGATCGCCTGCGCTACGGTGGGCATGGCGACGCTCGGCGTGCTGCAGGTATTCGCCGGGAACGGCCGGTATCTGTGGGTCTATGATTATCCTTTTAACGACACCACTCGCGATGCGGTGGGAACGTTTGGCAACGGCAATCATTTCTGCCATTTTCTGGCGTTAGGAATCGGCCCGCTGCTGTGGACCCTGTTTGCCTCGCTCAAGACCGAAGACGCGGGCTCCTCGCAATCTGGCAGGTCCAAATCCGGATCGTCGGGCAGGTCGCGTTTCGGGCCGTCGCCGCAGCGACCCTTTCGCTGGGAAATGCTGGTCGTGATGGCGGGCCTGGCGATCACGGCCCTGGCCGGCGTGCTGTCGTATTCGCGCGGCGGGGCGTTTGTGATGGTCATCGCCGGGGCGATCACCATGATTATTTACTCCTTGAAAAAAGTCATCCAGCTGAACGCGTTTTACGTGATTGTCGCCGCCGGTCTGCTCGTTGCCTGCGCCGCCTGGGCGCTGGAAGACTCCCGTTGGCTTAGCGAAGTCGACAGGCTGGCGACAGCTGAACTGGACAGCATCGACTCCAATGCAATCCGTCGCCGGTTATGGGCGGCCGATCTGGAACTGGCGGCGAAATTTCCCCTGCTGGGAACCGGCGCCGGCAGCCACGCCGACGCTGCTCCGGTAACGTTCCAGCGCGCCCTCAATTCAGACGCCACCCACGCCGAGAACGGCTATGTTCATCTGGTGATGGAGAATGGCGGCCTGGCTCTGGGACTGGCGCTGGTTGGCATTGGCTACCTGTTTGTTTGGATGTTCCGAGTGCTGCGATCCAGCGACCTGGGAATGGTGGCCTGTGGAGCGGGATTGATTGCCGCTCTCTGTGTTTCCCTCACGCAATCGCTGTGGGACTTTATCTGGTATTCGCCGGCTTGCCTGGCATCGACGCTGGCGATGGCGGCCTGCCTGTGCCGACTGGCCCAGCTGCAGAAAGCCAGTCTGAAGTCGGGAAGCCAGCGAACGAAGAGCTCGCTGGCGGTGGGCCGCCTGGCCTGGGGATCCGCGGCGATCTGCCTGTGCGGACTGCTGGCGATGAGCCTTGCCATCTGGACGCCAGTCGCCAGGGCGGCTGGCGACTGGGACAACTACTTGCGCGTGAGCACGCGTTCGACCGAATCCGATATCAAGTTCCATTCCGAAGTGCTGGGGCTACGCCAGGTGGTGCGCCAGAATCCGCACAACGGACGGGCGCATCTTTATTTATCCCACCGGTATCTGGCGCTGTTCGACCAGCGTCAGGAGAGAAGCGCCATGGGGATGCGGCTGCATCCGATCCGCCAGGCTGCCAACGCCTCGGGCTTCGCATCCCCGGCCGAAGTCCGCCAATGGGTGCAGGCCGCGACCGGGGAAAACTTCCGACTGCTGCTGCTGGCTCGCAAGCATGCGCAGCGTGCGTTGCATTTGTGCCCTTTGCTGGGAGAAGCCTACGTCACGCTGGCCTTGACCGACTTTCTTGAGGGATCGCAAACGGGCCGCGTGGCGGAGCTGTTGGAACAAGCGCACCGCGTGCGACCTTTTTCTGGGAAGATCCTGCTGGCTGCGGGAATCGAGGAAAACGATCAGGGCCGAAGCGACCAGGCCCTGGAGCTTTGGAAACAGGCTTACCAGATCGACCCCAGCGTACGCCAGGAAATGATCGATGCTTTGACTCCCTTTATGTCGCCGGAATTTTTCTTCACGGAATTCCAGTGCCAGGGAACCGACGCACTGCACTTAATGAGGACGTACCATAAGACCGGCCGCCCAGAGGAAGCCCGGGCGACCGCGAGCGTGGCGGTGGGCATGTTCGAGGAAACCGCATCCGCCGCTGGCTCCCCCACCCTGTCGGGCATCTGGTGGAATCGGGCGTCCAACATGCACGAATTCCTGAAGCACTATGAAGATGCAGTGCGGTGCAGTCAGCAAGCCGTGAAAGCGATGCCCAATGTCCTTCCCTACCGGCAGCGGCTGATCTCGAACCTGCTGCTAAGCGAAAATTTTGAAGAAGCCGAAAGGCAGCTCAAATGGGCCCGTTCGCGGGAGCCGCAGAACAAAGTCTTTGAGGACCTGATGGTGCGGGCCCGTCGCGGCATGCTCGAAAACCAGGGCGCCGCCAGCGCTTCGAATCCGCAGCCCGACATTCGCTAG
- a CDS encoding sodium:calcium antiporter, producing MASGETAENNEDGGDWIGLFVAVAAIAILVGLYFLPWHLPFLLMSVVVISIVIWQACDPFADAAQWIGTTLGVPGSVRGATLDAVASSLPELFSGIFFVVLAISEASTSGDAAAQSLARQAAGSEGFGSTIATCAGSAVYNMILIPAIVTMTIAFYRRSRPTIDVEDEVLARDGVWFLICELALLVFLFQNVMYWWMGLVLIGMYIVYICQLYRDTRVFQKRMHALKMYFEEHGADATTSEVVSGLAAQNIKVHHLLVDNSRAEFRAGDLQEEEEEEDAPDGAGVFFGFLEIPLNHVTAWAIILCSTALAAGACYFLVEATRGTATELGIPTFFVAVILAAAASSVPDTFLSVGSAMRGDDSGAVSNAFGSNIFDICICLSVPLLVNSYLVGWGPVSLTQDGEPIAGLVGLRISLFVLTGITLGIMWHNRQLTFRKSLILCGLYALFIAYAVLGSLGLLEQLGM from the coding sequence ATGGCTTCGGGCGAGACTGCAGAAAACAACGAGGATGGCGGCGACTGGATCGGCCTGTTTGTGGCGGTGGCCGCAATCGCGATTCTGGTCGGCTTGTACTTCCTCCCCTGGCATCTTCCCTTCCTGTTGATGTCGGTGGTGGTGATTTCGATCGTGATCTGGCAGGCGTGCGATCCGTTCGCCGACGCCGCCCAGTGGATCGGTACAACCCTTGGCGTGCCAGGTTCCGTCCGCGGGGCGACGCTCGATGCGGTTGCCAGCAGTCTGCCGGAACTGTTCAGCGGTATCTTTTTTGTGGTGCTGGCCATTTCGGAGGCTTCCACCAGCGGCGATGCGGCCGCCCAGAGCCTGGCCCGGCAAGCGGCCGGTTCGGAAGGGTTTGGATCGACCATCGCCACCTGCGCCGGCAGCGCGGTTTACAACATGATTCTGATTCCGGCCATCGTCACCATGACGATTGCTTTCTATCGCCGCAGCCGCCCTACGATTGACGTAGAAGATGAAGTGCTGGCCCGCGACGGCGTCTGGTTCCTTATCTGCGAACTGGCCCTGCTGGTCTTCCTGTTCCAGAACGTGATGTACTGGTGGATGGGGCTGGTGCTGATCGGCATGTATATCGTGTATATCTGCCAGCTCTATCGCGACACGCGTGTTTTCCAGAAAAGGATGCACGCACTCAAGATGTACTTCGAAGAGCATGGCGCCGACGCGACCACCTCCGAGGTGGTTTCCGGTCTGGCCGCGCAGAACATCAAAGTGCATCACCTGCTGGTCGACAACTCCCGGGCCGAGTTCCGTGCGGGAGACCTGCAGGAAGAAGAGGAAGAAGAAGACGCGCCCGATGGCGCCGGCGTGTTCTTTGGTTTCCTGGAAATTCCGCTCAACCATGTGACCGCCTGGGCCATTATTCTCTGCAGCACAGCGCTGGCGGCTGGGGCCTGTTACTTCCTGGTCGAGGCCACCCGGGGCACGGCGACAGAGCTGGGGATTCCCACGTTCTTTGTGGCGGTAATCCTGGCGGCGGCCGCTTCGAGCGTGCCGGATACCTTCCTGTCGGTTGGCTCCGCCATGCGGGGCGATGACTCGGGCGCCGTGTCGAATGCCTTTGGCTCGAACATTTTTGATATCTGCATCTGCCTATCGGTGCCCCTGCTGGTGAACTCGTATCTGGTCGGCTGGGGGCCGGTCTCCCTGACCCAGGACGGCGAGCCGATCGCGGGGCTGGTGGGCTTACGAATCAGCCTGTTCGTGCTGACGGGGATTACGCTGGGAATTATGTGGCACAACCGGCAGCTCACGTTCCGCAAATCGCTGATCCTGTGCGGCCTGTACGCGCTGTTCATTGCGTACGCCGTGCTGGGTTCTCTGGGCCTGCTGGAACAGCTGGGCATGTAG